Below is a genomic region from Syngnathus typhle isolate RoL2023-S1 ecotype Sweden linkage group LG3, RoL_Styp_1.0, whole genome shotgun sequence.
TGTTCTGTGACCCTTCCCTGGCTTGAAACAATGCCAGCACTGAATATGGCAGcagttttttaaaaacaaaactgatggcctttgtgtTTGTCGACTGCAACTGATCACCTTCAATAATGATGTCACCGTAATTGTAAATTAGTGATGGAGTGTGTCTGTGTCCATCCATTTGATGGGAACAGATGTACTCAACAAAAATTTGTGTCTCTGGAGTGAACTTGTGGAATGACAATGAACTGGAGCCATGTTTTGAAATATATAATAAAGAAGCATGTTAAAAGTATATGCAAATCAGattgattctgattctgatgtaagaaaaacaaatacactGTAATTCCATTTTTGTGTATTCAATAATATCATACAAGTCAAATCTGTATTGGGAATTAGGGATCGGACCCGAAAAAGGTTTCATTGATTCTTACTCCTAATGAACATGTAGTCCGTTTTGTTTGTAAAAACAAATCTTCTATTTTCAttcttttgtgtttattttctttaattttaTAACCAATCTggtgttattttgttttggataccttcaataaataaaaaaataatcaatacgGCTTTaacagtctaaaaaaaaaaaaaagaagcagttaTCTCAATGAGGACAAAATCGCTGGATGCACTCAAATCCAATCTGTTGTAGTAATGCTTATGCTAATGTTTATTGACATCTGTCTCTATGGCAACAGCGAGTGACAACTGAATGACGCATTGCCACTATCAAAAATAGTAGCTCCAGCAACATTCAAATGCGGTGTGACGACTCGGTGTGCGTGTCAACCTTTAACTGAGCCAATATTTAGAATtgcttttagttttttttgcaatgattGTTTTGTTCAATACTCTATTTGCTAcatttgatattgtaatttaatAGTGTACTTTTAGTAGACCATTTATTCACGACAGTGCTTTATGAGGCCTGCAATGGTTCCTGCATGAATGATCAGTCGTCAATATTATTCGAAGAAATTGAGAGCCCTGAAATCAATTTTTGCGCTGACTGATCGCTGCTGCTTTTCTCCTGCGGTAGGAGAGTGCCCATTTGGATTATTCATGGGTGAACGCATCCGTCCGGCATGGGATCTAACCCAAAAAGGACAGTGAGCGTCCAGATGGTGCCTCAGCTGCCTGCTGCGGACACCCCAGCCAACTCCAACCAGTCAACGGAGCTCAACCTGAAACTCTCACCTGTAGCACCTGTTAGCACCCTCAAAAAGACTGAAGACATGTCAAAAAAAGGTCTGGCTGAAACAGAAGCGATAagagatgctaatgctaacatcaGCAACATGTTAACCCTGGCTGATGAAAAAGTCTCTAAGAGTCCCGGTTGCCGGGTAAAAACGTCCAAGGACGAGGTCAGCGTCAGAACCTCGCCACGGAATATCTCATCCAGCCGTAACAATGGCGCAAAACGCGTCGAGCCTGAAACGGATAAAGAGGCAGCTGCACTTCACAAGGACAGGTCGAGTCCCAAGGAGCCTGGTCACAAACGAAAACACTCGGTTTCTCTTCAAGAGCCGCCTGAGCTCAAGCAAAGTGCGGATACTGCGCCCTTGCTCAACTCCACTTTGCCTTCGTCCAACAGCCAAGACATCAACAAAGCATCGGGAGATAAAATATCCGTAGACAAATTATCTGCCGAGAAAGGATTCGTAGACAAACACCGGCCCTTGCAGACCTTGCCTCAGGTGACGCATGAGGAAAGTCAGACCAAGCTTCAGCGTAAGATCTACAGAGAGGCTTCCACCATGACCTCCCCTCGAATTCCTCCCATCGCAGTCGAGCAAGGACGTGACGCCGAGGTCCAGGCGGTAGCCAGCACCAGCTGCAAGGCCGTGTCCACCAGCCCGAGCCTGCTGCCCTTCAGGCTGAACGCGACCAACCATGAGGAGACACACAGCCTCACCGTCGTCTACCAGTCTGACGGCAGTTTGGGCTTCCGCCAGATCGGGCCATCGATGAATATGGGCCAGGGGCCGACTGTAGAGAGGCTCACCGTTGAGGCGGAGATGTGCCCGGCCGCCGTCTCCGCCCCGCTCGACGCCAAGCTGGGGGCCAAGCCCAAAGAAAGCGCCCCGACTCTCAGCAGTATCCAACCGATGTATCAGATCAACATCGAGCACGGGAATCGTAAGGAGCCAGAGAACAGAAAGGCGGTGGAAATCCCCGCGACCAAATTCGGAGAATCCCAAACGGATGCCCCTAGCAAGTCTGGACTTGCGGACAAGGCTGTTACAGCTCAGATCAAGTCATCCGCCGCCACAAACACGTCATCCGAGTTTGATGACGTTACAAAAGACTCCGAAACGGAGACCAAGCAGCAGACAGACACTGAAGAAAGCGACGACGAGAAGCAGACGCGGAAAAGCGTCCACGACGTGGTCTGGGATGAGCAGGGGATGACCTGGGAGGTCTACGGCGCCGCCGTGGACCCCGAATCTCTGGGCTTCGCCATCCAGAGCCACCTTCAGTGTAAGATCAAGGAGCAGGAGCGAAAACTCATCGCCCAAACGTCCATCCGCAAGTCCATCAGCGGCCTGGACTCACCGAGGGCGGCAACCAAGAGCAAGCGGCGGCAGCACAACCCCTTTCGCTCCATACTACGGAACGTGCGGCGCCCCAACTGCTGCGCTCGGCCGCCACCCTCGGCCGTCCTCgattagtccccccccccccctcacagttCAAGGTGGTCGCTGTAGTGATGCCACGTGACGGGACAGCACTTCCCGTGAGTATCCCAGAATGTCGTAGACTAGACTATTTGTGACAATTGTGATCAAAAGGAAGTGAAACGGAATGTAAATGAATTTTGATAGAAATGgatatttaaataatatttaaaaaaaagatatgtcTATAAACGAGAGAATATGTCTATAAACTAATCCGAGGCAATAATAGCGAAACGCATGTGTATTAGTTGCAATGGTTATATGACGATGAAGAACCGGTATGATTTTCTGTCAAACATCTCTTCACGGTTCTTCTTGAGGTTGTTTGGGGTCCAGTATTTTGAAATTTCATGAACATTTATTTTCTAGtgctgtcagaaaaaaaaaaagaccaaaagaCTGTATGCATATACATGTCTGTTTACTGTttggtttttttaattaaagacgggggaaaaaaacacaagtcgaGTGGcacatgggtttttttttttttaatactgcaGAGCCctgcattaaataaataacattccttaaattccctaacaaaaaaaatgttggcgGCATTTACGAAATATATCTAATGATAGCAGGACACTGATATTATTGTCTTAACCTTTGTGTTATCAACATGGCTGATAGCTTGGAATTTCGCAAGCTGTAAAACGGCCACTCGTGTTTGAACACATGGGTCACACGTGTTCGCTCTCCGGGAACTCAAACATAACTCATGCGTGTGTGCAAGAAAACGGTCAGGAAAAACATTCTCAGTTGTTTGTACACACAAACAAGGGAAAGCCCAAGCTGAGTTAGCATCTCCAATGAAATCACTGATCGTTTTCCAGAATAAATTGGACCGCCATCACTCTTGGCTGTATCGTCAAACCTGGATTTTCATTTTTGGATTGGATAAGCCGTTTTAAAGTTCAAACTGATATCTAACAGATAAAAGTAAATCTTATGATTGCGGCGCAGGGGTACAATTTAATCCTCCTTAATCCAGGATTTAAATCGGCAATTTTGAACTATCTCGCAACAAAGTTGGGCTACACTATTCTGTTTAATCATTTCAATAGATAGTTCTCAAATCAAAAAGAGATGACAGTTGCtgttcatatttaaaaatagcTATTTTTAATTGGATTGGAGTGAATAATACATGACTATTAATGATAAAATTCAGGGAATGGCTGTCTGAGCGCGCTGAATCTCGGTGGAGGTTTCCGCTTTCTTTCTATGCCTTCAATTTGCATGGCCCATTTTCTCTGTGATTGTAATGAAGCAGATGAGCTTCTAGAACAGTGGAGTGATTAAAAACCTTCTAATCCGCGGAACATTTTCCCCCCCCCGCCGCGAAGCAGCATCGTGAGCTGCCTAGTCTTATGTATCAGAGTGTCGAGTCGCCGAGAAAGTCGTTGCTTGTCTTCTTGACGGCTCATCCTCTCCCGGTGGAATATGTGGCCTACATTTGTTTGGGCCGTGCGATTCAATTTGAGCTTCATCTAacctcgcattttttttttttatttatatatatttatacacgCACATACATTTGTgtacaattgtttattttttactccAGTGGACCAATTGGGGTGGCTCCATTTGAAAAAGTCTGTAGTGTGTtggcaccggattataaatttTATTTGGCGGTGTGTGTCAATGAGATTAAGGGCCTAGTCGGCATTAGCCATTACTTTTTGCGCCAGAATGTGTTAGCGTGGTTAGCATGTGGCTAAGAAGTACttataatggatggatgaatgtggTGGTTATTAGTCAAAGCTACGTATAGCGAGTAAGCTAGCAACAGCCGCCACTGAAATTAGTATGCTTTGTCTTCCAGAGTGAGAGCATCATGCAGTAACCGTGTAAATGTTAAGTTAGTTCAAATGTTCCAAAAGGTTCCCCTTGTTACTATGGTAGATTGGTGGCGCGTAAAGGCATGCAGAATTTTTTAATTCGTCCTATTGGCGCATTTGTGCCTGGAATCTCGTCATCTTTTTTTGCGCACAAACAAACGCGGGTCACCTTCTGTGGCTTCATTAGAGACTGTTGTATGATGGCTGACAGATGTGGCCATAAATCATGGTGGCTCCTCCAGGCGAAGATCCCCAAACAAATGGCCAAACGTGTCACATTTATCAATCTGCAGTATtccacacaaaaaacttgttcaGTGGAAAATCATCacgttatgtattttttttttatcctttttgcCTTA
It encodes:
- the gprin3b gene encoding G protein-regulated inducer of neurite outgrowth 3, with translation MGSNPKRTVSVQMVPQLPAADTPANSNQSTELNLKLSPVAPVSTLKKTEDMSKKGLAETEAIRDANANISNMLTLADEKVSKSPGCRVKTSKDEVSVRTSPRNISSSRNNGAKRVEPETDKEAAALHKDRSSPKEPGHKRKHSVSLQEPPELKQSADTAPLLNSTLPSSNSQDINKASGDKISVDKLSAEKGFVDKHRPLQTLPQVTHEESQTKLQRKIYREASTMTSPRIPPIAVEQGRDAEVQAVASTSCKAVSTSPSLLPFRLNATNHEETHSLTVVYQSDGSLGFRQIGPSMNMGQGPTVERLTVEAEMCPAAVSAPLDAKLGAKPKESAPTLSSIQPMYQINIEHGNRKEPENRKAVEIPATKFGESQTDAPSKSGLADKAVTAQIKSSAATNTSSEFDDVTKDSETETKQQTDTEESDDEKQTRKSVHDVVWDEQGMTWEVYGAAVDPESLGFAIQSHLQCKIKEQERKLIAQTSIRKSISGLDSPRAATKSKRRQHNPFRSILRNVRRPNCCARPPPSAVLD